One Anoplopoma fimbria isolate UVic2021 breed Golden Eagle Sablefish chromosome 2, Afim_UVic_2022, whole genome shotgun sequence DNA window includes the following coding sequences:
- the dhx38 gene encoding pre-mRNA-splicing factor ATP-dependent RNA helicase PRP16: protein MEDDVSMHRLEGTDPDAQVGGLIVKKKSAAAEPHVFRAPTPRTSLLGLDLLAAQKRKERESKEQADADESNRKKSKVSSYKDWEEGKSDSGSDEDEEEDDDKDKDAKKERKYRVTGSETPSNPGGVSDEFRRRHQQREKDRREHGVYASSKEDKNREKDKERSRDKGRDRRSERDERESSRGSSSSRSERGERSERSQREGFSDRISRGTKREEPQSPQHRPRDSFTPSRSNWEEDDSGYASSRLSQWESPSPAPSNREMDRSERSHRSGRESERRDRSIRGRYPDDTPLPTPSYKYNEWANDRKHLGSTPRLSQGKGRKEDGKGGISFDNEDEKDQWEEDQKQADRDWYMMDEGYDEFHNPFTTTSEEYVKKREQILQKQTQKRISAHKRQINEDNERWETNRMLTSGVVQRLEVDEDFEEDNAAKVHLLVHNLVPPFLDGRIVFTKQPEPVIPVKDATSDMAIIARKGSQLVRKHREQKERKKAQHKHWELAGTKLGDIMGIKKTEEEDSSGGKPVGEDGKVDYRAEQKFADHMKDKNEASSDFAKKKTLLEQRQYLPIFAVRQQLLNIIRDNSIVIVVGETGSGKTTQLTQYLHEDGYTSYGMVGCTQPRRVAAMSVAKRVSEEIGTNLGEEVGYAIRFEDCTSEKTLIKYMTDGILLRESLRESDLDHYSAVIMDEAHERSLNTDVLFGLLREVVSRRTDLKLIVTSATMDSDKFAAFFGNVPIFHIPGRTFPVDILFSKTPQEDYVEAAVKQALQIHLSGLIGDILIFMPGQEDIEVTSDQIVERLEDLENAPALAVLPIYSQLPSDLQAKIFQKAPDGVRKCIVATNIAETSLTVDGIMFVVDAGYCKLKVFNPRIGMDALQVYPISQANANQRSGRAGRTGPGQCYRLYTQSAYKNEMLTTTIPEIQRTNLANVVLLLKSLGVQDLLMFHFMDPPPEDNMLNSMYQLWILGALDNTGALTPTGRLMVEFPLDPALSKMLIVSCDMGCSADILIIVSMLSVPAIFYRPKGREEESDQVREKFSVPESDHLTYLNVYMQWKNNNYSGIWCNEHFIHTKAMRKVREVRSQLKDIMVQQRMNLISCGSDWDIIRKCICAAYFHQAAKLKGIGEYVNVRTGMPCHLHPTSSLFGMGYTPDYIIYHELVMTTKEYMQCVTSVDGEWLAELGPMFYSIKHAGKSRQENRRRAKEELTNMEEEMSMAEEQLRARRDEQEKKSSTGIVKAPKICTPGRKEEAPMTPRRTPARFGL, encoded by the exons ATGGAGGACGATGTGTCCATGCACAGGCTGGAAGGGACTGATCCAGATGCTCAAGTTGGTGGACTGATAGTAAAGAAGAAGAGTGCTGCTGCAGAGCCCCATGTTTTTCGAGCACCCACTCCTCGCACCTCTCTGCTGGGCTTGGATCTGCTGGCGGCCCAGAAAAGGAAGGAGCGGGAGAGCAAGGAACAGGCAGATGCCGATGAAAGCAATAGAAAGAAGTCAAAGGTTTCCTCCTACAAGGACTGGGAGGAAGGTAAAAGTGACTCTGGgtcagatgaagatgaagaagaagatgatgataaGGACAAGGATGCTAAGAAGGAGAG GAAGTATCGTGTCACTGGTTCCGAGACACCCTCAAACCCCGGAGGGGTCAGCGATGAGTTCCGTCGGCGacaccagcagagagagaaagacagacgaGAGCATGGAGTCTACGCCTCCTCCAAAGAGGACAAGAACagagaaaaggacaaagaaCGGAGCAGAGATAAGGGAAGAGACCGAAGGAGTGAAAGAG ATGAGCGAGAGAGCAGtcgtggcagcagcagcagccggtcGGAGCGCGGTGAGAGGAGTGAGCGCTCACAGAGAGAGGGCTTCTCCGATCGCATCAGCAGGGGGACTAAGAGAGAAGAACCCCAGTCACCACAGCACCGCCCAAGag ATTCTTTCACACCCTCACGCTCCAACTGGGAGGAGGATGACAGTGGTTATGCCAGTTCACGGCTTTCCCAGTGGGAATCTCCGTCCCCTGCCCCATCCAACAGAGAGATGGATCGCTCAGAGAGAAGCCATCGCTCCGGtcgagagagtgagaggagagacag gtCAATCAGAGGCCGTTACCCTGACGACACACCCTTGCCTACCCCATCATACAAGTACAACGAGTGGGCCAATGACAGAAAGCATTTGGGTTCTACACCTCGTTTATCACAAGGAAAAG GTAGGAAAGAAGATGGCAAGGGAGGAATTTCGTTTGATAATGAGGATGAGAAAGACCAGTGGGAGGAGGACCAGAAG CAAGCTGACAGAGATTGGTACATGATGGACGAAGGCTATGATGAGTTCCACAACCCGTTCACTACCACCTCTGAAGAATATGTAAAGAAGAGAGAGCAGATCCTTCAGAAGCAGACTCAAAAAAGGATATCTGCCCATAAGCGACAGATCAATGAG GATAATGAGCGGTGGGAGACTAACCGAATGCTGACCAGTGGTGTGGTGCAGAGGTTGGAGGTGGACGAAGACTTTGAGGAGGACAATGCTGCTAAGGTTCATCTGCTGGTTCACAACCTGGTTCCTCCCTTTCTGGATGGAAGAATAGTCTTTACTAAGCAG CCGGAGCCTGTCATCCCTGTGAAAGATGCTACCTCTGACATGGCCATCATTGCTCGTAAAGGCAGCCAGCTTGTCCGTAAACATCGTGAGCAGAAAGAACGCAAGAAG GCACAGCACAAACACTGGGAATTGGCAGGCACCAAGTTGGGAGATATCATGGGCATCAAGAAGACTGAAGAGGAAGACTCCTCTGGGGGCAAACCGGTGGGAGAGGATGGCAAAGTGGACTACAG agcagagcagaaatTTGCAGACCACATGAAAGACAAGAATGAGGCCAGCAGTGATTTTGCTAAGAAGAAGACCCTCCTGGAACAGAGACAGTACTTGCCTATTTTTGCTGTCAGACAGCAACTTCTCAACATCATAAG GGACAACagcattgttattgttgttgggGAGACGGGCAGTGGGAAGACCACACAGCTGACTCAGTACCTGCATGAGGATGGCTACACCAGCTACGGCATGGTGGGTTGTACTCAGCCCCGAAGAGTGGCAGCCATGAGTGTGGCCAAGAGAGTCAGCGAGGAGATCGGCACCAACCTtggagaggag GTGGGCTACGCAATTCGTTTTGAGGACTGCACATCCGAGAAAACCTTGATAAAGTACATGACAGACGGTATCCTGCTCAGGGAGTCATTGAGGGAGTCCGACCTGGACCACTACAGTGCTGTTATCATGGATGAGGCTCATGAACGTTCCCTGAATACTGACGTGCTGTTCGGCCTGCTACGTGAG GTTGTGTCTCGACGTACTGATTTGAAACTCATAGTTACCTCTGCAACTATGGACTCAGACAAGTTTGCTGCCTTTTTTGGCAATGTACCCATTTTCCACATTCCAGGAAGAACATTTCCAGTGGACATCTTGTTTAGCAAG ACTCCTCAGGAGGACTACGTGGAGGCAGCAGTGAAGCAGGCCCTGCAGATCCACCTCAGTGGGTTGATAGGAGACATCCTCATCTTTATGCCCGGGCAGGAGGATATTGAG GTAACATCGGATCAGATTGTGGAGCGGTTGGAGGACTTGGAGAATGCTCCAGCTCTGGCCGTGCTGCCCATCTACTCCCAGCTGCCTTCTGACCTCCAGGCCAAGATCTTTCAGAAG GCTCCAGATGGTGTGAGGAAGTGCATTGTCGCTACAAACATCGCTGAGACCTCCCTCACTGTGGATGGAATTATGTTTGTCGTGGATGCAGGATACTGCAAACTTAAG GTTTTCAATCCTCGCATTGGAATGGATGCACTACAGGTTTATCCCATCAGCCAGGCTAATGCCAACCAGCGTTCTGGCAGAGCAGGACGTACCGGACCTGGACAGTGTTACAG GCTCTACACTCAGAGCGCCTATAAGAATGAGATGCTGACTACCACCATACCAGAGATCCAGAGGACCAACCTGGCCAATGTAGTCCTGCTGTTGAAGTCTCTGGGTGTTCAGGATTTGCTCATGTTCCACTTCATGGATCCACCACCTGAAGACAACATGCTCAACTCCATGTACCAGCTGTGGATTTTGGGAGCTCTGGACAACACAG GTGCTTTGACACCAACGGGGCGTCTGATGGTGGAGTTTCCCCTTGACCCCGCCCTCTCCAAGATGCTGATTGTGTCCTGCGACATGGGCTGCAGTGCTGACATCCTTATCATCGTCTCCATGCTGTCTGTGCCGGCCATCTTCTACAGACCTAAG GGTCGTGAGGAGGAGAGTGACCAGGTGAGGGAGAAGTTTTCAGTGCCAGAGAGTGACCACCTCACCTACCTTAACGTCTACATGCAGTGGAAGAACAACAATTACTCCGGCATCTGGTGCAACGAGCACTTCATCCACACTAAGGCCATGCGCAAG GTGCGTGAGGTGCGCTCCCAGTTGAAGGACATCATGGTGCAGCAGAGGATGAACCTGATTTCCTGCGGGTCAGACTGGGACATCATCAGAAAGTGCATTTGTGCTGCATACTTCCACCAGGCTGCCAAGCTCAAG GGCATTGGTGAATATGTGAACGTGAGGACAGGCATGCCATGTCACCTCCATCCCACCAGCTCCCTGTTTGGTATGGGCTACACCCCCGACTACATCATCTACCACGAGCTCGTCATGACCACCAAG GAGTACATGCAGTGTGTCACTTCAGTGGATGGAGAGTGGCTTGCAGAGCTCGGACCAATGTTTTACAGCATCAAACATGCAGGAAAAAGCAGACAG GAGAACCGTCGCCGGGCCAAGGAGGAGCTCACcaacatggaggaggagatgtcCATGGCCGAAGAGCAGCTGCGAGCGCGTCGAGATgaacaggagaagaagagcagcactGGCATTGTTAA
- the LOC129102919 gene encoding cytochrome b5 isoform X2 — protein sequence MGEEINDMPIHTACESANGTNIEENGGAVEGVTYYTLEEIRVHNMSTDTWLIIKDKVYDITGFLEEHPGGEEVLIEQAGSDATESFEDVGHSTDAREMLQQYYVGELHMDDRKKETAKDENVANSGESSSWTTWLIPAIVATIVGVMYRYYLFEHKSS from the exons ATGGGTGAGGAAATCAACGACATGCCCATTCACACAGCCTGTGAATCGGCTAATGGCACCAATATAGAGGAAAACGGCGGAGCAGTAGAAGGTGTAACATATTACACATTAGAGGAGATAAGAGTGCACAACATGAGCACTGACACATGGCTCATCATCAAAGATAAAGTGTATGACATCACGGGCTTCCTCGAAGAG CATCCGGGAGGTGAGGAGGTTTTGATAGAGCAGGCAGGCTCTGACGCCACAGAGAGCTTCGAGGATGTGGGTCATTCCACCGATGCCAGGGAGATGCTCCAGCAGTACTACGTTGGGGAGCTTCACATG gatgacagaaaaaaggagaCGGCAAAG GATGAAAATGTTGCAAACTCAGGAGAGTCCAG CTCCTGGACCACATGGTTGATACCTGCTATTGTCGCAACCATCGTTGGTGTCATGTATCGTTACTACCTGTTTGAACACAAGTCTTCTTGA
- the LOC129102919 gene encoding cytochrome b5 isoform X1, whose protein sequence is MGEEINDMPIHTACESANGTNIEENGGAVEGVTYYTLEEIRVHNMSTDTWLIIKDKVYDITGFLEEHPGGEEVLIEQAGSDATESFEDVGHSTDAREMLQQYYVGELHMDDRKKETAKDENVANSGESSSSWTTWLIPAIVATIVGVMYRYYLFEHKSS, encoded by the exons ATGGGTGAGGAAATCAACGACATGCCCATTCACACAGCCTGTGAATCGGCTAATGGCACCAATATAGAGGAAAACGGCGGAGCAGTAGAAGGTGTAACATATTACACATTAGAGGAGATAAGAGTGCACAACATGAGCACTGACACATGGCTCATCATCAAAGATAAAGTGTATGACATCACGGGCTTCCTCGAAGAG CATCCGGGAGGTGAGGAGGTTTTGATAGAGCAGGCAGGCTCTGACGCCACAGAGAGCTTCGAGGATGTGGGTCATTCCACCGATGCCAGGGAGATGCTCCAGCAGTACTACGTTGGGGAGCTTCACATG gatgacagaaaaaaggagaCGGCAAAG GATGAAAATGTTGCAAACTCAGGAGAGTCCAG CAGCTCCTGGACCACATGGTTGATACCTGCTATTGTCGCAACCATCGTTGGTGTCATGTATCGTTACTACCTGTTTGAACACAAGTCTTCTTGA